GAGGACGTCGTTGTCGTTCCGGCTTCCATTCAACCCTTACCCACTTCAGAAACCACCAACTCGTCCACCTCCACCACTAGACCCGACCGTGAACCCCTTTATCACCCCACCCCCATCTACTCCCTTGAGGATTCATCTCCCATGGGCACCGATAGAGACACCTCCCACCACTCAGAAAATTGCATAGATGCACAATTTGTTACTCCGGCTCCAAGCTTACCAAACCAACTCCCTCAACCTCTTGCAACCACCGGTGAACCTGCCTCCACCACCGTTCTCCACCCACTTCAACCAATTTCCTCTTCTTCCACCTTCAAAAAATCCAACAAACTTTGCCTTGCTGTCAAACCCAGTCGAGCTAAACTTAGAAAGGCTAGCAAACCATACGAAAACTTACAAAGTTCGAAAAGGAGTAGTGGGTCTTCAGTTGGAATTCCGCTACTAGGGGATGATCAATGGAGGAGAGAAGGAGATTCAATCAATGGTTCAACCACTCAAGATGAAGGATGTGGTACTGATGGAACAACTGGGAAATCGGAAGGATATGGAGAAATTCTTTCCATGGATTCTAGCCAATAATCTCAAGGTTTCAGGTTTTACTCCTACCTCTtttcctgatcctgatatgaatCTTGTTATCTGGAATGTTAGGGGAGATAGCAAGAATGATTTTATTCCTTATGCTTGGGATATCATCAGTAACCACAAACCctctatttttattattttggaaACTAAAAATAATGAAGATAGGGCTAATGCTGTGGGGAAATACTTAGGTTTTGATAAATGTTTGGTTGTTCCTGCTGATGGGAGAAGGGGAGGTGTTTGGTGTTTCTACAATCCAGATGTTGTCTCTCTCATTCTGCACACTGAAAAAACTCCTAATTACTTCCATGCCCTGTTTAAACTGAATCCTTCTCAACCTGAGATTTTAATCACTGGAGTTTATGCTCCTAGTACCAGTTCCAAAAGACATGAGCTTTGGAACGAGCTTAAGTCTAGCCTTCCTCCCCTACCACCCCTTGGCTAGTGTTGGGTGATTTAAATGAGGTAACAAGTCAGGCAGAAAAATTGGGTGG
This Spinacia oleracea cultivar Varoflay chromosome 6, BTI_SOV_V1, whole genome shotgun sequence DNA region includes the following protein-coding sequences:
- the LOC130463098 gene encoding cell wall protein DAN4-like, with the protein product MERESLANLQKEVSFSGICVKVIGNEGDPTINLLIMPEKHIPSSSSSAFSHPALIRHMEPSTMGNPGGDHLYSTPLPSSNTSETTNNNDLTTPLSSLTTKKFKNNGKKASIPSTSQTKSFPPTKSKSSATTTTISTPISSIPDQCSNPPTSFSTTSPSCQQNPSATNCLQLEDVVVVPASIQPLPTSETTNSSTSTTRPDREPLYHPTPIYSLEDSSPMGTDRDTSHHSENCIDAQFVTPAPSLPNQLPQPLATTGEPASTTVLHPLQPISSSSTFKKSNKLCLAVKPSRAKLRKASKPYENLQSSKRSSGSSVGIPLLGDDQWRREGDSINGSTTQDEGCGTDGTTGKSEGYGEILSMDSSQ